The following proteins come from a genomic window of Lolium rigidum isolate FL_2022 chromosome 5, APGP_CSIRO_Lrig_0.1, whole genome shotgun sequence:
- the LOC124651576 gene encoding uncharacterized protein LOC124651576 isoform X1 — protein MLIRRRKQRHDATPYDLRPSSSSAIKKKKMSGIGGNGTRNQPGMRFSEKKTLRAEPLPSQQGSSITCSFIQNQVKFYGQTVSSQKVGSYVDVEFESHKHALFVRNNFIPSDFELKFAPSNLSDLPMIKPGVVYRRPGRRDHTHDSVEDSVSLPWNNPFPTKWGVPDNQIGEFSRVQPIHPENIHREPVNPAPPFEDILWPALS, from the exons ATGCTAATTCGTCGCCGGAAGCAGCGCCACGACGCCACCCCCTACGATCTCCGGCCTTCCTCTTCCTCAGCCAtcaagaagaagaag ATGTCTGGCATTGGTGGGAATGGAACCAGAAATCAGCCCGGTATGCGGTTTTCAGAGAAAAAGACTTTGAGAGCAGAGCCGCTCCCAAGCCAACAAGGAAGTAGTATAACCTGCAGCTTCATTCAGAATCAAGTAAAATTTTATGGACAG ACAGTTTCTTCGCAAAAGGTTGGATCGTATGTTGATGTTGAGTTCGAGTCACACAAGCATGCTCTTTTTGTGAGGAACAATTTCATACCATCTGACTTTGAGCTGAAGTTTGCGCCATCAAATTTATCTGACCTACCAATGATAA AGCCTGGAGTGGTTTATCGACGCCCAGGTAGAAGAGATCATACGCATGATTCAGTTGAG gATTCTGTTTCTCTGCCTTGGAATAACCCATTTCCTACTAAATGGGGCGTTCCAGATAATCAGATAGGTGAATTCAGCAGGGTACAACCTATTCATCCAGAGAACATTCATCGAGAACCAGTTAATCCTGCCCCTCCATTTGAAGACATTTTGTGGCCGGCACTATCTTGA
- the LOC124651576 gene encoding uncharacterized protein LOC124651576 isoform X2: MLIRRRKQRHDATPYDLRPSSSSAIKKKKMSGIGGNGTRNQPGMRFSEKKTLRAEPLPSQQGSSITCSFIQNQTVSSQKVGSYVDVEFESHKHALFVRNNFIPSDFELKFAPSNLSDLPMIKPGVVYRRPGRRDHTHDSVEDSVSLPWNNPFPTKWGVPDNQIGEFSRVQPIHPENIHREPVNPAPPFEDILWPALS; encoded by the exons ATGCTAATTCGTCGCCGGAAGCAGCGCCACGACGCCACCCCCTACGATCTCCGGCCTTCCTCTTCCTCAGCCAtcaagaagaagaag ATGTCTGGCATTGGTGGGAATGGAACCAGAAATCAGCCCGGTATGCGGTTTTCAGAGAAAAAGACTTTGAGAGCAGAGCCGCTCCCAAGCCAACAAGGAAGTAGTATAACCTGCAGCTTCATTCAGAATCAA ACAGTTTCTTCGCAAAAGGTTGGATCGTATGTTGATGTTGAGTTCGAGTCACACAAGCATGCTCTTTTTGTGAGGAACAATTTCATACCATCTGACTTTGAGCTGAAGTTTGCGCCATCAAATTTATCTGACCTACCAATGATAA AGCCTGGAGTGGTTTATCGACGCCCAGGTAGAAGAGATCATACGCATGATTCAGTTGAG gATTCTGTTTCTCTGCCTTGGAATAACCCATTTCCTACTAAATGGGGCGTTCCAGATAATCAGATAGGTGAATTCAGCAGGGTACAACCTATTCATCCAGAGAACATTCATCGAGAACCAGTTAATCCTGCCCCTCCATTTGAAGACATTTTGTGGCCGGCACTATCTTGA